From the Gemmatimonadaceae bacterium genome, one window contains:
- the bshA gene encoding N-acetyl-alpha-D-glucosaminyl L-malate synthase BshA, whose product MKIGITCYPTYGGSGAVATELGIALAARGHEIHFITYRQPFRLPSFLPRVFFHEVDVGRYPLFEYPPYDLALAVRMHEVVRTHGLDLLHCHYAIPHATSAWIAREMLREQKRDVKVITTLHGTDITIVGQDPSFNQITKFSIEKSDRLTAVSEYLRRETYNAFGCTACDVAVIHNFIDPAVYNRERYPQTLKDQLGESRPLLMHISNFRRVKRVRDVIRIFDRVNREIPSRLVMVGDGPDRPEAEDEARKLGIDNAVYFLGKLDVVAPLLASADVFLLPTQSESFGLSALEALASGVPVIGTRAGGLPEVVRNGETGFLCEVGDVEAMSSAALSILRDPDKWKEMSELAIVDARERFSLDQIVSQYEHLYITSLASRVT is encoded by the coding sequence TTGAAGATTGGAATTACCTGTTACCCAACGTACGGCGGCTCTGGCGCTGTCGCGACTGAGCTGGGGATTGCGCTGGCGGCCCGAGGGCATGAGATCCATTTCATCACCTACCGCCAGCCATTCCGGCTGCCGTCATTCCTGCCACGCGTATTTTTTCACGAGGTGGACGTTGGGCGGTATCCGCTGTTTGAATACCCGCCATACGATCTTGCCCTCGCCGTGCGAATGCACGAGGTGGTGCGCACGCACGGGCTCGACCTGTTGCATTGCCACTACGCGATTCCTCACGCGACGAGCGCGTGGATTGCGCGCGAAATGCTCCGCGAACAAAAGCGCGACGTCAAGGTCATCACGACTCTTCATGGCACGGACATCACGATTGTCGGGCAGGATCCTTCGTTCAACCAGATTACCAAGTTCTCGATCGAGAAGTCGGATCGTCTGACGGCTGTCTCGGAATACCTCAGAAGAGAGACCTACAACGCTTTCGGATGCACCGCCTGTGACGTGGCGGTGATTCACAACTTCATCGATCCCGCCGTCTACAACCGCGAGCGCTATCCGCAGACATTGAAGGATCAACTCGGCGAGTCGCGGCCGCTACTCATGCACATCTCGAATTTCAGGCGCGTGAAACGCGTTCGCGATGTGATTCGAATCTTCGACCGTGTTAACCGCGAGATTCCCAGTCGCCTTGTAATGGTGGGCGACGGTCCCGACCGGCCGGAGGCGGAAGATGAGGCGCGAAAACTTGGAATCGACAACGCTGTCTACTTTCTTGGCAAGCTCGATGTGGTAGCGCCGCTGCTCGCGTCTGCAGACGTGTTTCTCCTGCCCACTCAGAGCGAGTCATTCGGGCTCAGTGCGCTGGAAGCACTCGCCTCAGGCGTACCGGTTATCGGAACGCGGGCTGGTGGTTTGCCGGAAGTAGTCCGCAACGGCGAAACGGGATTTCTATGTGAAGTTGGCGACGTCGAAGCCATGTCGAGTGCGGCTTTATCCATTCTCCGCGACCCTGACAAATGGAAGGAAATGAGCGAACTCGCGATCGTCGACGCGAGGGAGCGCTTCTCACTCGACCAGATCGTCAGCCAGTATGAGCATCTTTACATCACCTCGCTTGCGAGTCGCGTCACATGA
- a CDS encoding biotin--[acetyl-CoA-carboxylase] ligase, with amino-acid sequence MQETTSTLDVAHRLGAEGAQSGTLVIADRQTAGRGRSGNKWTSPAGSGLWITLLERPANASGIDVLSIRVGLLTAGALDRFTAEPVRLKWPNDLYVDRFKLGGILIEARWRDQRLEWVAIGIGINVLAPMDLPGAGSLDHGTRRVDVLIDLVSALRAAAASTGELDQVELAEWNTRDLARGRNCIEPARGTVQGISSSGELLVALADSVARFRTGSLVLDPPL; translated from the coding sequence TTGCAGGAGACGACATCAACCCTCGATGTTGCGCACCGTCTCGGCGCTGAAGGCGCGCAGTCCGGCACTCTGGTTATCGCTGACAGGCAGACGGCGGGGCGCGGTCGTTCGGGGAACAAATGGACGTCGCCGGCGGGCTCGGGTCTCTGGATCACCCTTCTCGAGCGACCTGCTAACGCATCGGGCATCGATGTGCTGTCGATCCGTGTCGGTCTCCTTACCGCAGGGGCTCTCGACAGGTTTACGGCCGAACCCGTACGCCTGAAGTGGCCCAATGACCTCTACGTTGACCGTTTCAAGCTGGGAGGAATACTCATTGAGGCGCGATGGCGGGACCAGCGACTGGAGTGGGTCGCGATCGGCATCGGCATAAATGTATTGGCTCCCATGGATCTCCCCGGCGCGGGTAGTCTCGATCATGGTACCCGCCGGGTGGACGTGCTGATCGATCTCGTTTCCGCATTGCGTGCCGCCGCAGCATCGACCGGCGAACTTGATCAGGTGGAGCTGGCGGAGTGGAACACCCGTGACCTCGCACGTGGCCGCAATTGCATCGAACCTGCGCGTGGTACTGTGCAGGGAATCAGTTCCTCGGGGGAGCTGCTCGTTGCACTTGCCGACTCAGTCGCCAGATTCCGCACCGGTTCACTTGTCCTCGACCCGCCCCTATGA
- a CDS encoding co-chaperone GroES, producing the protein MGTQTSNTVAPLADRVVVRASEETEQMRGGLFIPDTAKEKPMQGEVLAVGPGRFEKDKRVPMELKVGDKVLYGKYSGTEVTIDNEQLLILREADVLAVIS; encoded by the coding sequence ATGGGCACACAGACCAGCAACACAGTAGCTCCCCTCGCGGATCGCGTTGTCGTCCGCGCGTCGGAGGAGACCGAGCAGATGCGCGGCGGGCTGTTCATTCCCGACACCGCAAAAGAAAAGCCGATGCAGGGCGAGGTTCTCGCCGTCGGCCCGGGCCGGTTCGAGAAGGACAAGCGCGTCCCGATGGAGCTCAAGGTCGGCGACAAGGTGCTGTACGGTAAATACAGCGGCACCGAAGTCACGATCGATAACGAGCAGCTCCTGATTCTCCGCGAAGCCGACGTGCTCGCGGTCATCAGCTAA
- a CDS encoding type III pantothenate kinase, which yields MILAFDVGNTETTAALFDGDFIRAHWRVTTNISRTPDEFALLLVSLLQARGITPDQVTGSAICSVVPPVTQPLSQACKDCFQADPALIDARANLPIRLEVDEPYTVGADRIANTLAASLLRKRNTIVVDLGTATTYDCITADGAFIGGVIQPGVGTSADTLFRRTSQLSATELVPPLKVIGTRTDECIRSGVLYGAADSVEGIVVRIRNEWQGANPLVIATGGLAVTLAPFCPVFDEVDPFLTLHGVRLGYDILTG from the coding sequence ATGATCCTTGCATTCGACGTCGGAAACACGGAAACCACCGCCGCTCTGTTCGACGGCGACTTCATTCGTGCTCACTGGCGGGTGACGACGAACATTTCGCGAACCCCCGATGAGTTTGCGCTTCTTCTTGTGTCTCTGCTCCAGGCGAGGGGGATCACCCCTGATCAGGTTACCGGAAGCGCCATCTGCTCAGTTGTACCACCTGTCACGCAGCCGTTATCGCAGGCGTGTAAAGATTGCTTTCAGGCCGATCCGGCACTCATCGATGCGCGCGCCAATTTGCCGATCCGTCTCGAGGTCGACGAGCCGTATACTGTGGGCGCCGACCGTATCGCGAACACCCTTGCCGCGAGCCTGCTCCGGAAACGGAATACAATAGTGGTCGATCTGGGGACGGCCACAACCTACGACTGTATCACCGCCGATGGTGCCTTTATTGGTGGCGTAATTCAGCCTGGCGTCGGTACTTCGGCCGACACCCTGTTCCGACGAACGTCGCAGCTTTCCGCAACGGAGCTCGTTCCACCACTGAAAGTCATTGGAACGCGGACGGACGAATGCATTCGCTCCGGAGTGCTGTACGGCGCCGCTGATTCCGTTGAAGGCATCGTCGTGCGCATCAGGAACGAGTGGCAAGGTGCAAATCCGCTGGTCATTGCGACAGGCGGCCTGGCCGTAACACTGGCCCCGTTTTGTCCGGTTTTCGACGAAGTCGACCCCTTCCTGACGCTGCACGGAGTGCGGCTGGGATATGATATCCTGACGGGCTGA
- the uppP gene encoding undecaprenyl-diphosphatase UppP: MTVFQALVLGLIQGLTEFLPISSSAHLSLAPFLFGWQDPGLAFDVALHVGSLVAVLWFFRKEWAALIRAAFGMIRHRRVETVEEKRVVFLILATIPGAIGGLLLEDKAETVFRAPALTACALIVMGIILWAADRFSAQDKPLAGMRWFEALIIGTAQVVALVPGVSRSGSTISASRVLRFDRQSAAVFSFLMSMPITAAAIILKVPEVIREGGYSAPLIVGVLAAGVSSWLAISVLLRYVSRHSYGVFALYRVILGIVVLGIIYYRA, from the coding sequence ATGACAGTTTTTCAGGCGCTCGTGCTCGGCTTGATTCAGGGTCTTACGGAATTTCTTCCGATCAGTAGTTCGGCGCACTTGTCTCTTGCTCCGTTTCTGTTCGGCTGGCAGGATCCGGGTCTGGCTTTTGACGTCGCGCTGCACGTTGGGTCTCTGGTGGCGGTGCTCTGGTTCTTCAGGAAGGAATGGGCGGCGCTGATACGTGCGGCGTTCGGCATGATCAGGCACCGACGCGTCGAGACAGTGGAAGAAAAACGTGTCGTCTTTCTCATTCTTGCGACCATTCCTGGTGCAATTGGCGGGCTGCTGCTCGAAGACAAGGCGGAAACGGTGTTTCGGGCTCCCGCCCTCACGGCGTGTGCACTGATCGTAATGGGAATCATCCTCTGGGCCGCCGACAGATTCTCTGCGCAGGACAAGCCGCTGGCGGGGATGAGATGGTTCGAGGCGTTGATCATTGGAACAGCGCAGGTGGTGGCGCTCGTGCCCGGAGTGTCGCGATCGGGATCAACCATCAGTGCCAGCCGCGTGCTTCGATTCGACCGGCAGAGCGCGGCCGTGTTCAGTTTCCTCATGAGCATGCCGATTACGGCTGCAGCGATAATCCTGAAGGTGCCTGAGGTGATTCGCGAGGGCGGTTACAGCGCGCCGCTCATTGTCGGCGTGCTGGCCGCGGGAGTCAGCAGCTGGCTCGCCATCTCAGTGCTGTTGCGATATGTGAGCCGGCACAGCTACGGCGTGTTCGCGCTCTACCGGGTGATCCTGGGAATCGTGGTGCTCGGCATCATCTATTACCGCGCCTGA